One Maniola jurtina chromosome 24, ilManJurt1.1, whole genome shotgun sequence DNA window includes the following coding sequences:
- the LOC123877518 gene encoding uncharacterized protein LOC123877518, whose amino-acid sequence MIRNLPLISLIVLSVIVGIIPIQHQLRNDGDIKRNGVEGSPLNECLSAPDRVEVGVCFGKELLYKLNDYDETDSFSLTTGVTFIRDEKLPRDIGSFLDKDPLDFRSIIEDASGLISKRSLHWDLGKVYPGLAMKVGPTLANGVLEFVLDPRVKDRSYQLGQMTTGRLLTRNLLLPFLLGIKFHIATLLPILLGLVLLASKKAFLLAKIALFAVTLFTTSGSNYTGEHSFFESYINPESSSSSSASEHNGYHHNYHSSGAGGYYKHHHPTEDHSERYYYKEKSDVSDSTISPITPGELRDRLAKLFITKSDNINSPREDVINARNYAWTPINGG is encoded by the exons ATGATTCGTAACTTGCCATTAATATCTCTAATAGTTTTGTCAGTGATTGTCGGGATAATACCTATACAGCATCAATTGCGAAATGATGGGGATATAAAAAGGAATGGGGTAGAGGGATCGCCATTGAATGAGTGTTTGAGTGCGCCTGACAGGGTAGAAGTGGGGGTGTGTTTCGGTAAAGAGTTGCTGTATAAACTAAATGATTACGATGAAACTGATTCCTTCAGTTTGACGACTGGTGTCACGTTTATACGAGATGAGAAGCTGCCCAGGGATATTGGGAGCTTTCTGGATAAGGACCCTTTGGATTTCCG ATCGATTATAGAAGATGCCAGTGGCCTGATTTCTAAGCGTTCATTACACTGGGACCTCGGGAAGGTCTACCCAGGTCTGGCGATGAAAGTAGGACCGACGCTAGCCAATGGAGTTCTTGAGTTTGTTCTGGACCCTCGAGTCAAAGACAGATCGTATCAGCTGGGTCAAATGACCACAG gtCGTCTGCTAACACGAAACCTACTCCTACCATTCCTGTTGGGTATCAAGTTCCATATCGCCACATTACTGCCTATACTACTGGGCCTTGTATTGCTGGCAAGCAAAAAGGCTTTCCTATTGGCTAAAATAGCTCTCTTCGCTGTGACGCTGTTCACAACCAGTGGTTCAAACTATACCGGCGAGCATAGCTTCTTTGAAAGTTATATAAACCCTGAATCATCCTCATCTTCGTCTGCGAGTGAACATAATGGATATCACCATAACTACCATAGTTCTGGTGCaggag gtTACTACAAACACCACCACCCAACCGAGGATCACAGCGAACGTTACTATTACAAAGAGAAATCTGACGTGTCAGACTCCACAATCTCACCTATAACCCCCGGCGAGCTAAGAGACAGACTAGCGAAATTGTTCATAACCAAAAGCGACAACATTAATTCTCCAAGGGAAGACGTTATAAACGCAAGAAATTATGCGTGGACACCTATCAATGGTGGATGA